A genomic region of Vitis vinifera cultivar Pinot Noir 40024 chromosome 7, ASM3070453v1 contains the following coding sequences:
- the LOC100242368 gene encoding NAD-dependent protein deacylase SRT2 isoform X4, with protein MTVSSTSIFRSVRKVLGTAVTDTIQSSSKNWQSLFRVRSVLPFQDSVKFVQTSCRISVPGTSSGSEQKVPSNFLRDKKLVPESDPPNIEDIKFLYQFFDSSKVVVLTGAGISTECGIPDYRSPNGAYSSGYKPITHQEFVRSSKARRRYWARSYAGWKRFIAAQPGASHSALASLEKAGRINYIITQNVDRLHHRAGSSPLELHGTVYSVVCLDCGYLINRNLFQDELKALNPKWAAAIENLKHDSPGSDKSFGMKQRPDGDIEIDEKFWEENFCIPTCQKCKGVLKPDVVFFGDNIPKDRAADAMAAVRGCDALLVVGSSLMTMSAFRLVRAAHEAGAATAIVNVGNTRADDFVSLKINARCGEILPRLLDIGCLSIPVI; from the exons ATGACGGTGTCCTCCACCTCT ATCTTCAGAAGTGTGAGGAAAGTGTTGGGGACAGCAGTGACAG ATACTATACAATCAAGTAGCAAAAATTGGCAATCACTGTTCAGAGTAAGAAGTGTCCTACCTTTCCAGGATTCTGTGAAGTTTGTCCAAACATCATGCCGAATCTCAGTTCCTGGGACCTCATCAGGAAGTGAACAGAAAGTGCCCTCAAACTTTCTAAGGGACAAGAAGTTGGTTCCTGAATCAGATCCTCCAAACATTGAAGATATCAAATTTCTATATCAATTCTTTGATAGCAG CAAGGTTGTGGTATTGACTGGAGCTGGAATAAGTACAGAATGTGGCATTCCTGATTATAGAAG CCCTAATGGAGCTTATAGTTCTGGTTACAAACCAATTACCCATCAG GAGTTTGTACGTTCAAGTAAGGCCCGCAGGCGGTATTGGGCAAGGAGCTATGCTGGATGGAAACGATTCATTGCAGCACAACCTGGTGCATCTCATAGTGCATTGGCATCTTTAGAAAAAGCTGGTCggataaattatataattacgCAAAATGTTGACAG GCTGCATCATCGTGCTGGTAGCAGCCCACTTGAATTACATGGAACTGTTTATTCTGTAGTTTGTTTAGATTGTGGTTACTTGATCAACCGGAATTTATTTCAAGATGAATTGAAGGCCCTTAATCCAAAG TGGGCAGCAGCAATTGAAAACCTGAAGCATGACAGCCCTGGGTCAGACAAGAGCTTTGGGATGAAGCAAAGGCCTGATGGTGATATCGAGATTGATGAAAAATTCTGGGAGGAGAATTTTTGCATTCCCACTTGCCAGAAATGCAAGGGGGTATTGAAACCTGAT GTTGTCTTCTTTGGTGACAATATCCCCAAGGATAGAGCTGCTGACGCAATGGCAGCTGTGAGAGGATGTGATGCTTTACTGGTAGTTGGATCATCTCTGATGACCATGTCTGCTTTCCGACTTGTCAG GGCTGCTCATGAAGCAGGGGCTGCTACTGCAATTGTGAATGTAGGTAACACAAGGGCTGATGATTTCGTGTCCTTGAAAATCAATGCACGATGTGGGGAG ATACTGCCAAGATTGCTAGACATTGGATGCCTAAGCATACCTGTGATCTAG
- the LOC100242368 gene encoding NAD-dependent protein deacylase SRT2 isoform X2 — translation MTVSSTSVSVLLIFRSVRKVLGTAVTDTIQSSSKNWQSLFRVRSVLPFQDSVKFVQTSCRISVPGTSSGSEQKVPSNFLRDKKLVPESDPPNIEDIKFLYQFFDSSKVVVLTGAGISTECGIPDYRSPNGAYSSGYKPITHQEFVRSSKARRRYWARSYAGWKRFIAAQPGASHSALASLEKAGRINYIITQNVDRLHHRAGSSPLELHGTVYSVVCLDCGYLINRNLFQDELKALNPKWAAAIENLKHDSPGSDKSFGMKQRPDGDIEIDEKFWEENFCIPTCQKCKGVLKPDVVFFGDNIPKDRAADAMAAVRGCDALLVVGSSLMTMSAFRLVRAAHEAGAATAIVNVGNTRADDFVSLKINARCGEILPRLLDIGCLSIPVI, via the exons ATGACGGTGTCCTCCACCTCTGTAAGTGTCCTCCTG ATCTTCAGAAGTGTGAGGAAAGTGTTGGGGACAGCAGTGACAG ATACTATACAATCAAGTAGCAAAAATTGGCAATCACTGTTCAGAGTAAGAAGTGTCCTACCTTTCCAGGATTCTGTGAAGTTTGTCCAAACATCATGCCGAATCTCAGTTCCTGGGACCTCATCAGGAAGTGAACAGAAAGTGCCCTCAAACTTTCTAAGGGACAAGAAGTTGGTTCCTGAATCAGATCCTCCAAACATTGAAGATATCAAATTTCTATATCAATTCTTTGATAGCAG CAAGGTTGTGGTATTGACTGGAGCTGGAATAAGTACAGAATGTGGCATTCCTGATTATAGAAG CCCTAATGGAGCTTATAGTTCTGGTTACAAACCAATTACCCATCAG GAGTTTGTACGTTCAAGTAAGGCCCGCAGGCGGTATTGGGCAAGGAGCTATGCTGGATGGAAACGATTCATTGCAGCACAACCTGGTGCATCTCATAGTGCATTGGCATCTTTAGAAAAAGCTGGTCggataaattatataattacgCAAAATGTTGACAG GCTGCATCATCGTGCTGGTAGCAGCCCACTTGAATTACATGGAACTGTTTATTCTGTAGTTTGTTTAGATTGTGGTTACTTGATCAACCGGAATTTATTTCAAGATGAATTGAAGGCCCTTAATCCAAAG TGGGCAGCAGCAATTGAAAACCTGAAGCATGACAGCCCTGGGTCAGACAAGAGCTTTGGGATGAAGCAAAGGCCTGATGGTGATATCGAGATTGATGAAAAATTCTGGGAGGAGAATTTTTGCATTCCCACTTGCCAGAAATGCAAGGGGGTATTGAAACCTGAT GTTGTCTTCTTTGGTGACAATATCCCCAAGGATAGAGCTGCTGACGCAATGGCAGCTGTGAGAGGATGTGATGCTTTACTGGTAGTTGGATCATCTCTGATGACCATGTCTGCTTTCCGACTTGTCAG GGCTGCTCATGAAGCAGGGGCTGCTACTGCAATTGTGAATGTAGGTAACACAAGGGCTGATGATTTCGTGTCCTTGAAAATCAATGCACGATGTGGGGAG ATACTGCCAAGATTGCTAGACATTGGATGCCTAAGCATACCTGTGATCTAG
- the LOC100245748 gene encoding RNA polymerase II transcriptional coactivator KIWI isoform X1: MSKWGKRKQSYASDGDSDDHAPSKKSSMKDSDDPDNIIVCEISRNRRVSVRNWQGKVQVDIREFYVKDGKQMPGKKGISLTMDQVSICSLFFLFSLMAVKDILPSCVVLCSGMFFEITSMKLTRQLLTMLRVLAYCGFLLISTIEML; the protein is encoded by the exons ATGTCGAAGTGGGGAAAGAGGAAGCAGAGCTACGCCTCAGACGGCGACTCCGACGACCACGCGCCGTCCAAGAAATCCTCTATGAAAGACTCCGATGACCCCGACAATATCATCGTCTGcgag ATTTCGAGGAACAGGAGGGTTTCAGTGAGGAACTGGCAAGGGAAGGTTCAGGTGGATATTCGAGAGTTCTACGTCAAAGATGGCAAGCAAATGCCTGGCAAAAAAG GTATCTCACTAACCATGGATCAGGTAAGCATTTGTTCcctatttttcttgttttctttgatGGCTGTTAAAGACATTTTACCATCTTGTGTTGTGTTGTGTAGTGGAATGTTCTTCGAGATCACGTCAATGAAATTGACGAGGCAGTTGCTGACAATGCTTAGGGTGCTAGCATATTGTGGCTTCTTGTTGATATCTACTATAGAAATGCTGTGA
- the LOC100242368 gene encoding NAD-dependent protein deacylase SRT2 isoform X1, giving the protein MTVSSTSVSVLLIFRSVRKVLGTAVTDTIQSSSKNWQSLFRVRSVLPFQDSVKFVQTSCRISVPGTSSGSEQKVPSNFLRDKKLVPESDPPNIEDIKFLYQFFDSSSKVVVLTGAGISTECGIPDYRSPNGAYSSGYKPITHQEFVRSSKARRRYWARSYAGWKRFIAAQPGASHSALASLEKAGRINYIITQNVDRLHHRAGSSPLELHGTVYSVVCLDCGYLINRNLFQDELKALNPKWAAAIENLKHDSPGSDKSFGMKQRPDGDIEIDEKFWEENFCIPTCQKCKGVLKPDVVFFGDNIPKDRAADAMAAVRGCDALLVVGSSLMTMSAFRLVRAAHEAGAATAIVNVGNTRADDFVSLKINARCGEILPRLLDIGCLSIPVI; this is encoded by the exons ATGACGGTGTCCTCCACCTCTGTAAGTGTCCTCCTG ATCTTCAGAAGTGTGAGGAAAGTGTTGGGGACAGCAGTGACAG ATACTATACAATCAAGTAGCAAAAATTGGCAATCACTGTTCAGAGTAAGAAGTGTCCTACCTTTCCAGGATTCTGTGAAGTTTGTCCAAACATCATGCCGAATCTCAGTTCCTGGGACCTCATCAGGAAGTGAACAGAAAGTGCCCTCAAACTTTCTAAGGGACAAGAAGTTGGTTCCTGAATCAGATCCTCCAAACATTGAAGATATCAAATTTCTATATCAATTCTTTGATAGCAG TAGCAAGGTTGTGGTATTGACTGGAGCTGGAATAAGTACAGAATGTGGCATTCCTGATTATAGAAG CCCTAATGGAGCTTATAGTTCTGGTTACAAACCAATTACCCATCAG GAGTTTGTACGTTCAAGTAAGGCCCGCAGGCGGTATTGGGCAAGGAGCTATGCTGGATGGAAACGATTCATTGCAGCACAACCTGGTGCATCTCATAGTGCATTGGCATCTTTAGAAAAAGCTGGTCggataaattatataattacgCAAAATGTTGACAG GCTGCATCATCGTGCTGGTAGCAGCCCACTTGAATTACATGGAACTGTTTATTCTGTAGTTTGTTTAGATTGTGGTTACTTGATCAACCGGAATTTATTTCAAGATGAATTGAAGGCCCTTAATCCAAAG TGGGCAGCAGCAATTGAAAACCTGAAGCATGACAGCCCTGGGTCAGACAAGAGCTTTGGGATGAAGCAAAGGCCTGATGGTGATATCGAGATTGATGAAAAATTCTGGGAGGAGAATTTTTGCATTCCCACTTGCCAGAAATGCAAGGGGGTATTGAAACCTGAT GTTGTCTTCTTTGGTGACAATATCCCCAAGGATAGAGCTGCTGACGCAATGGCAGCTGTGAGAGGATGTGATGCTTTACTGGTAGTTGGATCATCTCTGATGACCATGTCTGCTTTCCGACTTGTCAG GGCTGCTCATGAAGCAGGGGCTGCTACTGCAATTGTGAATGTAGGTAACACAAGGGCTGATGATTTCGTGTCCTTGAAAATCAATGCACGATGTGGGGAG ATACTGCCAAGATTGCTAGACATTGGATGCCTAAGCATACCTGTGATCTAG
- the LOC100245748 gene encoding RNA polymerase II transcriptional coactivator KIWI isoform X2 — MSKWGKRKQSYASDGDSDDHAPSKKSSMKDSDDPDNIIVCEISRNRRVSVRNWQGKVQVDIREFYVKDGKQMPGKKGISLTMDQWNVLRDHVNEIDEAVADNA; from the exons ATGTCGAAGTGGGGAAAGAGGAAGCAGAGCTACGCCTCAGACGGCGACTCCGACGACCACGCGCCGTCCAAGAAATCCTCTATGAAAGACTCCGATGACCCCGACAATATCATCGTCTGcgag ATTTCGAGGAACAGGAGGGTTTCAGTGAGGAACTGGCAAGGGAAGGTTCAGGTGGATATTCGAGAGTTCTACGTCAAAGATGGCAAGCAAATGCCTGGCAAAAAAG GTATCTCACTAACCATGGATCAG TGGAATGTTCTTCGAGATCACGTCAATGAAATTGACGAGGCAGTTGCTGACAATGCTTAG
- the LOC100242368 gene encoding NAD-dependent protein deacylase SRT2 isoform X3: MTVSSTSIFRSVRKVLGTAVTDTIQSSSKNWQSLFRVRSVLPFQDSVKFVQTSCRISVPGTSSGSEQKVPSNFLRDKKLVPESDPPNIEDIKFLYQFFDSSSKVVVLTGAGISTECGIPDYRSPNGAYSSGYKPITHQEFVRSSKARRRYWARSYAGWKRFIAAQPGASHSALASLEKAGRINYIITQNVDRLHHRAGSSPLELHGTVYSVVCLDCGYLINRNLFQDELKALNPKWAAAIENLKHDSPGSDKSFGMKQRPDGDIEIDEKFWEENFCIPTCQKCKGVLKPDVVFFGDNIPKDRAADAMAAVRGCDALLVVGSSLMTMSAFRLVRAAHEAGAATAIVNVGNTRADDFVSLKINARCGEILPRLLDIGCLSIPVI, from the exons ATGACGGTGTCCTCCACCTCT ATCTTCAGAAGTGTGAGGAAAGTGTTGGGGACAGCAGTGACAG ATACTATACAATCAAGTAGCAAAAATTGGCAATCACTGTTCAGAGTAAGAAGTGTCCTACCTTTCCAGGATTCTGTGAAGTTTGTCCAAACATCATGCCGAATCTCAGTTCCTGGGACCTCATCAGGAAGTGAACAGAAAGTGCCCTCAAACTTTCTAAGGGACAAGAAGTTGGTTCCTGAATCAGATCCTCCAAACATTGAAGATATCAAATTTCTATATCAATTCTTTGATAGCAG TAGCAAGGTTGTGGTATTGACTGGAGCTGGAATAAGTACAGAATGTGGCATTCCTGATTATAGAAG CCCTAATGGAGCTTATAGTTCTGGTTACAAACCAATTACCCATCAG GAGTTTGTACGTTCAAGTAAGGCCCGCAGGCGGTATTGGGCAAGGAGCTATGCTGGATGGAAACGATTCATTGCAGCACAACCTGGTGCATCTCATAGTGCATTGGCATCTTTAGAAAAAGCTGGTCggataaattatataattacgCAAAATGTTGACAG GCTGCATCATCGTGCTGGTAGCAGCCCACTTGAATTACATGGAACTGTTTATTCTGTAGTTTGTTTAGATTGTGGTTACTTGATCAACCGGAATTTATTTCAAGATGAATTGAAGGCCCTTAATCCAAAG TGGGCAGCAGCAATTGAAAACCTGAAGCATGACAGCCCTGGGTCAGACAAGAGCTTTGGGATGAAGCAAAGGCCTGATGGTGATATCGAGATTGATGAAAAATTCTGGGAGGAGAATTTTTGCATTCCCACTTGCCAGAAATGCAAGGGGGTATTGAAACCTGAT GTTGTCTTCTTTGGTGACAATATCCCCAAGGATAGAGCTGCTGACGCAATGGCAGCTGTGAGAGGATGTGATGCTTTACTGGTAGTTGGATCATCTCTGATGACCATGTCTGCTTTCCGACTTGTCAG GGCTGCTCATGAAGCAGGGGCTGCTACTGCAATTGTGAATGTAGGTAACACAAGGGCTGATGATTTCGTGTCCTTGAAAATCAATGCACGATGTGGGGAG ATACTGCCAAGATTGCTAGACATTGGATGCCTAAGCATACCTGTGATCTAG